Part of the Williamwhitmania taraxaci genome, CTGCAGTGGAGGCGCTATCCCCGTTGGCACACCAAATGCACACTATTACCGCTGATAATGGAAAGGAGTTTGCAGCACATCAGGTTATTGCCGAAAAGTTGCAAATAAATTTTTACTTTGCACGGCCATACCACAGCTGGGAGCGCGGCGCTAACGAGAATGCAAACCGCTTGGTAAGGCAGTATTTCCCGAAGAAAACGGACTTTAAAACGATAACACAAGAGCAGGTTCAGTGGGTCGAAGATATTCTTAACAGTCGGCCTAGAAAAAGGCTAGGGTTTATCTCTCCCCTCTTAACATATAATCAGTTAACCCAAGTTGCATTTGTGAGTTGAATCTTGCTTTTGATATGATAAGCTGTCTGGTTTACAACTGTGTCAAATGAATATGTAGAATAGATTGGCGCATCATAATACCTAATTGTATCAATCTTGACTTGTTTGTCTAACGAATTATTATTAGGTGATTTTCCTTGTCCAGAACAGGACATTAGCAGGAAAGAAATTGTAATTAGTGTCAAATTTTTCAAAGTATTGTTTTTTTTATTATGGCACATAACGGTTTGCAGCTACCCGAAGGGCGGGATTTTTACCACTGAACTTCATTCGGAGAACTGAACTTTCGGCTTGCACAAATGTGTCTGTGAAGAACGAAACCCCGCCTTTTGGGTAGGTGCTGTTACAAGCTGGTGTTCTTTCAGTAGTGTCTTGTCTGTCAATGTTTACCGCTGTCTTAGTGCGTTGGCTTGATGGCTCTTTTGCATTTTTTTGGTTGGCTTGTGGCGTTGGCAAAAAATGCAAATGTGCCAGCAAATGCGTTGGCTTATATGTCATTGTCAATTCCATTTTCTACAAAGTCCTCAAAGTTTTTATAAATTATTTTCGTTATTCCTTGTCGTGATAATATTGGCTCTAAATATTTTTCTACAACGTCAGGATTTGGATCTGCAATAATTACCTTTTTTATACGATTTGCTTTTTGAAATAATTGTCTATTAAATGCTTCTTCATTTCCTTTCCAACCAATTACAACAAGTGTTTCTATACTATTGAAATAATCTGTCATATAGTTAAAATGTTGTATGGGCATTGTAAACTCGTCTTTGTCACGGTATGGAAGTAGCAATGCAGGAAAAAAGTTGTTCAAATCTTCTTCTCCGATTAATTGAAGTTGAGATTTGTCTATTGTGTATCGTCCTAAATGATGTTTGTTTAGCATTGTTTCATATCCCCAAGTGCTGCCGTCTATCATATTTGTATGGTCGCCAAGTAATTCAAAATACAACTGAAAAAGGTTAATATTATTTTCAAATAACCAATTCGATGTATTGCCATTAAACTGTGAAGTGTCGGGGAAACGCCAACCCCAATTCCAAGATCCGTGAGGTTTAAAAATATAACAAGGGCTTTCGTTTACTCTGATATAATCGTTTAAATTATTTAATGGAATATTAAACTGTTGAGAAATAAATGTTTCTAAAATTGTGTCTTGATTGAAGGAAACAAAAGCAAAGTTTTTTGCAGTTGTTCTTCCGTAAGTTGTTTTTACACTTGCCGAATAAATCTTTTGAAGTTTGTTGCCCAACTTTGCGTATAGATTTTTTGCATCATATTCATTGTTTACTCTATTACTTACCTCTTTCAAAAGTTCCTGTAAGTAATAAAAAATACTGATGTGTCGGCTTAATACTACTTGGTTATTTTCTTTATGAATATTTTTCCATTCACGTTCAAAAAGTTCTTCTACATCGGGATTTTCGTCACTTTGTAAAAGCGTTAAAGATTGTCTAACTCCTTTGTATTTATTGTAATATGTTTTAAAACGCTTTTCAAATAATGCTGGTCCTAATGGTGGTCGCAAATCATCTTTTTGAAATTCAACTTTGTCGTTGCCGTAAACACAATTTGCTGATGCACCTGCACCAAATATGAACATTGTTTTGTGTTCAATGTCGTGATTGAAACCTGTATATGAACCTGCACTTTTTCGTGGTGGTTCAAATTCTTCTCCGTCTAAAGTTCCAACAATTACTTCATTGCCTAAAACCCAACCATATTCACTAATTTTTTCAAGAGTTTTTTCATTGTGGTTTAGTTCTCTATATTCTCTAAGTTTGGTTCCTTGAATAACTATAGTGTATTCAGGAAAATTCATTTCCTCCCATTTCCAACCTGCATAAACTTCACCGTATTTAGTGAAAAAATATTTTAGCCCCTTCATCATTAGCCCTCTATTAATTTTTGTTCCTCTGTTGTGATGTCGTAAAGTTTATAAACTAACTGGTCAATTTGCTTTTCAAGGTCATTGCTGTCTGTGCCGTCTTGTTTGGCTTTTAAAACCTTGTCAACTAATTTAATGAATGGTTTTTGGTCTTTTGGGGATATTTCCTTGATTGGGAATTTTCTTAAATCTTCAAGAATCAATTTTGGGAAAAGTTGTCTTACAGATTTTGCTGTGTTGTTTACAAAGTAATGCGATATCAAACGACTATTTAAAATTGCAAGAATATATTTTAAAGAAACCGTTGAATTTTCATTTTCAACTATTGCAATGTTGCTCATATTGAAAAGGTAAATCTCCTCTGTATAAGTAGCAATAATTGATTGAGGATATTTCCCTGTAATCTCTCTGATAATTATTTTCTTTCCATTGAAAATATCAAATGTTCTTGGTGCTGCTAAATGTTCACCATATTTTAAAAATGCTCCTGCCCATTTCAATTGATAACGACAAACATTTTTACCTTCCAAATACTCATAGGTATTCTTGTCAAACTTATGTGTGTAGTCGTAAGGTCTTGCTTTTACTTCCTCTGGTGTTTGCTTTGGATTGCCTTTGCCCGATTCGTATGCTTTTAAACCTGCTTTGATTTTAACTAACTTGTCTAAGATTTCAGACCCCCTTTTTAATTTATTAGTTAGTTCATCGCTTGCAGTATTTGAAAACACTGTTAATTCAGAGCCTTCATTCTGCATAAATAAATTTTGTTCCTTGCTATGTGAAAGTATAAAGTTGGTTCCTTGGTTTATGTAAATTGATATTTTATTGGAATGGTCTTTACTTTCTCTCTTTCCTGAAATAATAATAGTTTCAACATTAATGCCTTCAAAGGTATTACCCATTAAATTTATTATTTCGTTTAAGGCTGTTTCTTCTAATAAATGTTTTCTCAGTTTTTGCGCAGAACTTACCATTAGCAAAGAATTAGGTATTATCATTGAGTATTGACCTTTATTCTTTAAGATTGGAATTGCCCGTTCAATAAATAGTAAAAATAAGTTTACTTGATATTGTGAAGTTTTATAATTGTCAATGAAGTAATCTTTCATTGCCGGAGTAAAATTTTCTCTTGCAAAAACATAAGGAGGATTAGCAATGACCACATCAAAACCTTCAAACTCTCCGCTATTATTCAATACTTCTGGAAATTCAAACCGCCATTCAAAAGCATTTTTGTAAATAGCATTGCTTTTTATTTCTTCAATTTCTTTAGACAATTTATTAATGTCGGCTTCTAATTTTACTTGTTTTTCTTTTTGTAGTTTTTTCTGTTTACTGTCCAGTTCAAATAATTTACCTTGATTTAGCAAATTGTAAAGGTCTCCGCCAAGTTTACTTAGCTTAATTTGTTTCGGGTCATTATTACCAATTTCTGTTCTAAAATCGTTTTTAATGCTGTTAATAATTATTTGCAAACCTCTTTTTACATCACGGCTTTTTTCGTTTTTGTAATCGTTCACAAAGCCTCTGTATGCTTTTACATCATACTTAATGCTTTTCAGGGCTTTGCTCAAATCGGCATCTAATGTAAAACGGCTCAATAAACTGTTTCCGCATTTTATATTGATGTCAATATTTGGAAGCGTTTCCAGTTCGGCAAAGTCGGTTTCTACTTTGTAATAAGCATTTTTCAAAAGCTCTATCCACAAACGCAAACGACAAATCTTTACAGAGTTTGGGTTGATGTCAACGCCAAACAAACAGTTTTCTATAATAGTTTGCTTTTCTTGGAATAGTGTTTTTTGAACTCTGTTACTTTCAATATTCTTAGGATTGTAAGCGAAAATATTTCCATTTTCATCCGTAATAATCAATTCATCATTTACAATTTCAATTTCGTAGTCTCTAAGCGTTTTGCCTTTTTCATCTATCAAAACACCTAATTCACTTTTTACTGCAATAATTTCATTTAGTGCAGAAACTAAAAAGTGTCCTGAACCTACTGCTGGGTCACATATTTTTAGTGAATTAATTATTTCGTTTGCTTCTTTTTTGTCGACAATTTTATTGTAGAGTTCAGCAAACTGTTTGATGTCCCATTTTTTAGCGTCATTAAATTTCTCAACCACAGCCAAGCGAATAGACTGTTTACACATATACATTGTGATAAATGCAGGAGTAAAAACTGAACCGTCTTTGTAGCCGTTTATTTTTTCAAAAACTTTACCAAGAACCGAAGCATTGATAATTGTTTTATTGTCCTCTTGCACATCTTCTGCACCTTCACTGGCAAAATCGTAAGCATCTAAAAACTGAAAAAGATAATCTAAAGTGGGCAACGAAGGTGCTTTCTTTTTTGTATCTTTTAAAATAGTTGTTCCAATTAATTCAAGTTGTCCGCTGTTGTCAAGTGAATTTATTTTTATGGTTTGGTCTTCTAATTCGCTTATTTCAAAAAGTGAACTATTCAAATAAGGAACTCGGTTGTATTTGGTTTTTATTGCTTCGCTTCTGTCTTGAAGATTGACCGCTAAAACTTTATGA contains:
- a CDS encoding IS30 family transposase, with amino-acid sequence AVEALSPLAHQMHTITADNGKEFAAHQVIAEKLQINFYFARPYHSWERGANENANRLVRQYFPKKTDFKTITQEQVQWVEDILNSRPRKRLGFISPLLTYNQLTQVAFVS
- a CDS encoding type IIG restriction enzyme/methyltransferase, giving the protein MKLVTQTPKKALKAFLKQKPLRSEIDVFKTNLIALLDKISVIEKRPTDESEEHLKNDLRDFLRDTYYRDTNAINTKDKKDLVIHLGKTTDSEVGIIIEAKRPTNINEMVTADNPNKKALHELILYYLDERNQAANNQLKQLVMTNVNEWFIVDANYFDKHIYRNTQIKKLYETKRNDKKDNPWFYEEIAKIVSKIDAEIPCVYFDIKDYDKVLRNNKKEDDRELIALFKILSPQHLLKIVTPNDSNSLNEKFYKELLHIIGLEEAKENGKNIIRRKKESRFAASLIEATIEALVTDDPFHRLPDQTIYGENKEERVFNVSLELCITWINRILFLKLLEGQLITYHQGNKDYRFLNSETIHDFDELFKLFHKVLAVNLQDRSEAIKTKYNRVPYLNSSLFEISELEDQTIKINSLDNSGQLELIGTTILKDTKKKAPSLPTLDYLFQFLDAYDFASEGAEDVQEDNKTIINASVLGKVFEKINGYKDGSVFTPAFITMYMCKQSIRLAVVEKFNDAKKWDIKQFAELYNKIVDKKEANEIINSLKICDPAVGSGHFLVSALNEIIAVKSELGVLIDEKGKTLRDYEIEIVNDELIITDENGNIFAYNPKNIESNRVQKTLFQEKQTIIENCLFGVDINPNSVKICRLRLWIELLKNAYYKVETDFAELETLPNIDINIKCGNSLLSRFTLDADLSKALKSIKYDVKAYRGFVNDYKNEKSRDVKRGLQIIINSIKNDFRTEIGNNDPKQIKLSKLGGDLYNLLNQGKLFELDSKQKKLQKEKQVKLEADINKLSKEIEEIKSNAIYKNAFEWRFEFPEVLNNSGEFEGFDVVIANPPYVFARENFTPAMKDYFIDNYKTSQYQVNLFLLFIERAIPILKNKGQYSMIIPNSLLMVSSAQKLRKHLLEETALNEIINLMGNTFEGINVETIIISGKRESKDHSNKISIYINQGTNFILSHSKEQNLFMQNEGSELTVFSNTASDELTNKLKRGSEILDKLVKIKAGLKAYESGKGNPKQTPEEVKARPYDYTHKFDKNTYEYLEGKNVCRYQLKWAGAFLKYGEHLAAPRTFDIFNGKKIIIREITGKYPQSIIATYTEEIYLFNMSNIAIVENENSTVSLKYILAILNSRLISHYFVNNTAKSVRQLFPKLILEDLRKFPIKEISPKDQKPFIKLVDKVLKAKQDGTDSNDLEKQIDQLVYKLYDITTEEQKLIEG